From a region of the Sporosarcina ureilytica genome:
- a CDS encoding glyceraldehyde-3-phosphate dehydrogenase — MTTSIAINGFGRIGRMVFRQMIMEDEVEIVAVNASYPSETLAHLLKYDTNHGTFDGSVIAEENALIVNGKRVQLVSDRDPRNLPWKDLDVDIVIEATGKFNSRDKAAYHLEAGAKKVILTAPGKNEDITVVIGVNDDKLDLEKHEVISNASCTTNCLAPVAKVLNDTFGIENGLMTTVHAFTTDQNNLDNPHGDMRRARACAQSIIPTSTGAAKALSLVLPELEGKIHGMALRVPTPNVSLVDLVVDVKQDVTVEMVNQAFIDKAEGELAGILRFTTEPLVSVDFNTSTESAIVDGLSTIVMGDRKVKVLAWYDNEWGYSARVVDLAKKVGKDLKAKVKA; from the coding sequence ATGACTACTTCTATTGCGATTAACGGCTTTGGGCGAATTGGGCGAATGGTTTTTCGCCAAATGATTATGGAAGATGAAGTTGAAATCGTAGCGGTGAATGCATCTTATCCATCAGAAACACTTGCACATTTACTTAAGTATGACACAAATCATGGAACTTTTGACGGAAGTGTAATAGCTGAAGAAAATGCCTTAATTGTAAATGGTAAGCGCGTTCAACTTGTGTCAGATCGCGATCCACGGAATCTTCCATGGAAAGATTTAGATGTGGATATCGTTATAGAAGCAACAGGGAAGTTTAATTCGCGTGACAAAGCTGCCTATCATCTTGAAGCGGGCGCGAAAAAAGTTATCTTGACAGCACCTGGTAAAAATGAAGATATTACGGTCGTTATCGGTGTGAATGACGATAAGCTTGATTTAGAGAAGCATGAAGTCATTTCAAATGCAAGTTGTACAACGAATTGTCTAGCTCCTGTAGCTAAAGTTTTGAATGATACATTTGGAATTGAAAATGGACTTATGACAACGGTTCATGCTTTTACAACTGACCAAAACAACTTAGATAATCCGCACGGCGATATGCGACGGGCACGTGCATGTGCACAATCGATTATCCCAACATCTACAGGTGCCGCGAAAGCGCTTTCGCTTGTTCTTCCGGAGTTGGAAGGGAAGATTCACGGAATGGCACTTCGTGTTCCAACGCCGAACGTTTCACTAGTTGACTTAGTCGTTGATGTAAAGCAAGATGTAACTGTTGAAATGGTCAACCAAGCATTTATTGATAAAGCTGAAGGGGAACTCGCGGGTATTTTACGCTTCACAACAGAGCCGCTAGTTTCTGTAGACTTTAATACATCAACAGAATCAGCAATTGTCGATGGTTTATCTACCATTGTGATGGGAGACCGCAAAGTAAAAGTACTTGCATGGTATGACAACGAATGGGGTTATTCCGCACGTGTTGTAGATTTGGCGAAAAAAGTAGGAAAAGATTTAAAGGCTAAAGTTAAAGCATAA
- the coaE gene encoding dephospho-CoA kinase (Dephospho-CoA kinase (CoaE) performs the final step in coenzyme A biosynthesis.) — protein sequence MIIGLTGSIASGKSTVSSLLRKKGYPIVDADEIARRVVEPGTSVIKEIGKTFGQEVIQEDGSLNRERLGQLVFGNEKDREKLNAIIHPAIRTEMLRQKDEHISNGANTIIMDIPLLFESKLQSFVDKILVVTVTPEIQKERLIARNNLTEKEADNRIKSQLSLEIKEAGADAVIDNNGTVEESEKQLEAILKKWCAGHSVSSEL from the coding sequence ATGATAATAGGATTAACAGGTAGCATTGCCAGCGGAAAGAGCACGGTTTCTTCCTTATTACGAAAAAAGGGATACCCGATAGTAGATGCAGACGAAATTGCAAGACGCGTCGTTGAACCGGGTACGTCTGTCATTAAGGAAATCGGAAAGACATTTGGGCAAGAGGTGATTCAAGAAGACGGCTCACTTAATCGTGAAAGATTAGGACAATTGGTTTTTGGAAATGAAAAGGATCGAGAAAAACTAAACGCGATTATTCACCCCGCGATTCGAACCGAAATGTTGCGTCAAAAAGACGAACATATATCGAATGGGGCAAACACAATTATTATGGATATTCCTCTATTATTTGAAAGTAAACTTCAATCTTTCGTGGACAAAATACTTGTCGTGACCGTTACGCCTGAAATTCAAAAAGAACGGCTCATAGCTAGAAATAATTTGACTGAAAAAGAAGCGGACAATCGCATTAAATCTCAGCTTTCATTGGAAATAAAAGAAGCGGGGGCAGATGCAGTCATTGACAATAATGGCACGGTAGAAGAGAGTGAAAAGCAACTAGAGGCTATCCTCAAAAAGTGGTGTGCTGGACATTCTGTTAGTTCGGAATTATAG
- the hflC gene encoding protease modulator HflC, which produces MTNDKNPFKSIEEKFMEKQRAKQKKRKSSNDPDNTVKFNGPFQIKKYVKLTIGLTAVFAVLVILLANVFVVKENEYRVVRQFGEITRIVDKPGLNMKIPFIQSVMTLPKSQMTYNVSESEINTKDKKRIIIDNYAVWKINDPVKMISNARNIVNAEGRMNEFIYSVVRTELGQLDYVDVVNDENSSRGSLNDRVTERVNELLERGNFGIELVDVRIKRIDLPEENEQSIYTRMVSERQSIAQKYLSEGDADKRRIEAETDREVQEMLATAEKEAALIHAEGEAEAAKIYNEAFSKDPEFYQLYRTLQSYSKTIGEDTMIILPADSPYAKILTGYIE; this is translated from the coding sequence ATGACTAACGATAAAAATCCATTTAAAAGTATAGAAGAAAAGTTTATGGAAAAACAACGGGCAAAACAAAAAAAGAGAAAGAGTTCGAATGACCCGGATAACACAGTTAAATTTAACGGTCCTTTTCAGATTAAAAAATATGTGAAGCTAACAATTGGTCTTACTGCCGTATTTGCAGTGCTCGTTATTCTTTTGGCGAATGTTTTTGTCGTCAAAGAAAATGAGTATCGTGTCGTTCGTCAGTTCGGGGAGATTACACGGATTGTTGATAAGCCAGGGCTTAACATGAAGATACCGTTTATTCAAAGTGTCATGACCTTGCCAAAAAGTCAAATGACGTATAATGTTTCAGAATCAGAAATTAATACAAAAGATAAAAAGAGAATTATTATTGATAATTATGCGGTATGGAAAATTAATGACCCAGTTAAAATGATTTCGAATGCCAGAAATATTGTCAATGCAGAAGGGCGTATGAATGAATTTATTTATTCTGTCGTCCGAACAGAACTCGGTCAACTCGATTATGTAGATGTTGTCAATGATGAAAACTCTTCCCGTGGTAGTTTAAATGATCGTGTTACGGAACGAGTCAACGAGTTACTGGAAAGAGGGAATTTTGGCATTGAATTGGTAGACGTTCGAATCAAGCGTATTGACTTACCAGAGGAAAACGAACAATCGATTTATACGAGAATGGTTTCCGAAAGACAATCAATTGCACAGAAGTATCTATCTGAAGGAGACGCGGATAAGCGTCGAATTGAAGCGGAAACAGATCGAGAAGTACAAGAGATGCTCGCTACTGCAGAGAAGGAAGCAGCACTTATCCATGCGGAAGGTGAAGCAGAAGCGGCAAAAATTTATAACGAAGCTTTTTCTAAAGACCCGGAATTTTATCAGTTGTATCGAACATTACAATCGTATTCCAAGACGATTGGTGAAGACACAATGATCATCCTCCCGGCAGATTCACCGTATGCAAAGATTCTAACGGGTTATATCGAATAA
- the mutM gene encoding bifunctional DNA-formamidopyrimidine glycosylase/DNA-(apurinic or apyrimidinic site) lyase: MPELPEVEGLVRALAPEAVGRVIQDVSISPIVVESKERGREAIIKGMSTEQFIQNMKDMTIVNVTRRSKYIYMDLERNGQSYLLVSHLGMTGAWFTVNSIEEVMEEKFRRHIHVTFTMKDGGLLIYSDIRRFGELRLLNIEADHPPLLKMAPEPFDDDACTHFIDCTLLPRYARKPIKEVIMDGQVISGCGNIYATEALFKMNIHPARKVERISLKRKQELFQVIVDILQESIDAGGSTISDYRNINGEAGTMQDRLKMYGQKECPTCEVETKSMQIGGRTSVYCPKCQR; the protein is encoded by the coding sequence ATGCCAGAACTACCTGAAGTAGAAGGTCTCGTACGTGCACTGGCTCCTGAAGCTGTTGGCAGAGTGATTCAAGACGTTTCTATTTCACCGATTGTTGTTGAATCAAAAGAACGCGGCAGAGAAGCGATTATTAAAGGGATGTCAACCGAGCAGTTTATTCAAAATATGAAAGACATGACCATTGTAAATGTAACACGCCGCAGTAAATATATTTATATGGATTTAGAACGAAACGGTCAATCCTATCTCCTCGTCAGCCATTTAGGCATGACGGGGGCATGGTTTACCGTCAATTCGATTGAAGAGGTCATGGAGGAAAAGTTTCGCAGACATATCCATGTGACCTTTACGATGAAAGACGGGGGACTCCTTATTTACTCTGACATTCGAAGATTTGGGGAACTACGCTTATTAAATATTGAAGCAGATCATCCGCCTTTATTAAAAATGGCGCCTGAACCATTCGATGACGATGCATGTACGCATTTTATCGATTGTACTTTGCTCCCTAGATATGCAAGAAAGCCGATAAAAGAAGTGATTATGGATGGTCAAGTTATCTCGGGGTGCGGCAATATTTATGCCACGGAAGCGTTATTTAAAATGAATATTCACCCCGCAAGGAAAGTGGAGAGAATTAGCTTAAAAAGAAAGCAAGAATTGTTTCAAGTGATTGTCGATATTTTACAAGAAAGTATCGATGCCGGAGGAAGTACAATTTCAGATTACCGTAATATAAACGGTGAAGCAGGAACGATGCAAGACAGGTTGAAAATGTACGGTCAAAAAGAATGTCCGACATGTGAGGTAGAAACCAAGAGTATGCAAATAGGCGGAAGAACTTCTGTCTACTGTCCGAAGTGTCAACGTTAA
- the nrdR gene encoding transcriptional regulator NrdR, with product MKCPACQYNGSKVVDSRPADANKSIRRRRECESCGFRFTTFEKIEDTPLIVVKKDGSRDEFVGRKILRGLIRACEKRPVSLEDLENIVYIIEKELRSSGVVEIDSKDLGEMVMEKLADVDEVAYVRFASVYREYQDVSVFIEELKNLQTLTKRD from the coding sequence ATGAAATGCCCAGCCTGTCAATATAACGGCTCTAAGGTCGTCGATTCTCGACCAGCAGATGCAAATAAATCCATCCGTCGCCGTAGAGAATGTGAGTCATGTGGATTTCGATTTACAACATTCGAAAAAATAGAAGATACCCCGTTAATTGTCGTGAAAAAAGATGGTTCACGGGATGAGTTTGTTGGAAGAAAAATTTTACGAGGATTAATTCGAGCTTGTGAAAAACGACCAGTTTCGCTTGAGGATTTAGAGAACATCGTTTATATTATCGAAAAAGAGTTGAGAAGTTCTGGCGTTGTTGAAATTGATTCTAAAGATTTAGGTGAAATGGTTATGGAGAAATTGGCAGATGTAGATGAAGTGGCATATGTCAGGTTTGCCTCCGTTTATCGCGAGTATCAAGACGTAAGTGTCTTTATTGAAGAGTTGAAAAATTTACAAACACTGACTAAAAGAGATTAA
- the hflK gene encoding FtsH protease activity modulator HflK, producing the protein MSVKRILTIIGMALTGLILIIIGFTTWYTVDESEQAVVITFGQANSTVTDSGLHFKLPWPIQHVEVLSKETYSMKFGYKQDESGELVSYDKETKMITGDEYIVLTDLVVQWKITEPEKFLFHSESPEEILHDATSASIRSVIGSSTIDAALTDGKAEIEAKTRDLLATLMDKYDIGVIIQGVNLQDVELPNADVRAAFTSVTDARETKNTKINEAKKYENQKQNEAAGERDAIKSRAIGQKTARIEQAHGDVALFKDLHAEYEKNKDITRQRLVLETLEKVLPNAKIYIMNDNGETLKYLPLQQLESHSQTPPPLEKNEKKEDQND; encoded by the coding sequence ATGAGTGTTAAACGTATTTTAACGATTATTGGAATGGCGCTAACGGGGCTCATTCTTATCATTATTGGTTTTACAACTTGGTACACGGTTGATGAATCAGAACAAGCGGTTGTCATTACATTTGGACAGGCGAATTCAACTGTTACCGATTCGGGGTTACATTTTAAGTTACCATGGCCTATTCAACATGTAGAAGTTTTATCGAAGGAAACATACAGTATGAAATTTGGCTATAAGCAAGATGAAAGTGGAGAACTCGTGTCTTATGATAAAGAGACAAAAATGATTACAGGTGACGAGTATATCGTCCTTACTGATCTAGTCGTGCAATGGAAAATCACAGAGCCAGAAAAGTTTTTATTTCATTCAGAAAGTCCAGAAGAGATCTTACATGATGCAACTTCTGCCTCAATTCGCTCGGTCATTGGTAGTTCAACAATCGACGCGGCTTTGACAGATGGAAAAGCTGAGATTGAAGCGAAAACAAGAGATTTACTTGCTACTTTAATGGATAAGTATGATATCGGTGTCATTATTCAAGGTGTGAATTTACAAGATGTAGAGTTACCGAATGCGGACGTACGGGCTGCATTTACCTCAGTAACAGATGCAAGAGAAACTAAGAATACGAAAATAAATGAGGCAAAAAAATATGAAAACCAAAAGCAGAACGAAGCAGCAGGGGAACGTGATGCGATTAAATCGAGAGCGATCGGACAAAAGACTGCTCGAATAGAACAAGCGCATGGAGACGTGGCACTTTTTAAAGACTTACATGCGGAATATGAAAAAAATAAAGATATTACACGTCAGCGTCTCGTGCTTGAAACCCTTGAAAAAGTACTGCCAAATGCGAAGATTTATATTATGAATGATAACGGGGAAACATTAAAATATTTACCGTTACAACAACTTGAAAGTCATTCACAAACTCCACCACCACTAGAAAAAAATGAAAAGAAGGAGGACCAAAATGACTAA
- the pnpS gene encoding two-component system histidine kinase PnpS, whose product MKGLYSRLVGAYAILIGMLLTGLGIVLGQFFPLFYKNLDDPTFNQYLLYLIIILFVAFLLSMIISMRLLLNYAKPVDDITSVVTKISKGQPVEWANHPYLHFYEDDLSIAVKEISETMEKMSTKRSVEKDRLKTLIESMGSGLLMFGRGGAVSLVNGMFRKTFGFEDVEIIGRTVNSIGLPTEIEALIEEVFMTEQGQETRFSTEVEGKSATYSVYGAPVIGNHGNWLGIVVVIHDITELIHLEEVRKDFVANVSHELRTPVTSIKGFAETLLSGAMEDREVRKNFLEIIHKESERLHSLIDDLLVLSGVERAEFKLEFTDVHVNRVIEEAIQLVSVTVKEKNMKIIFQPSSEIVVEGDAGRLIQVLVNLLSNALAYSQEGKEVRVCIEKTREQVIIIVEDEGIGIEASQLPRLFERFYRVDQARSRESGGTGLGLAIVKHLIEAHNGSVEVYSKPSVGTAFYVKLPIKQE is encoded by the coding sequence GTGAAAGGGTTATATAGCCGTCTCGTAGGTGCATATGCGATTCTCATTGGAATGCTTTTAACTGGTCTAGGCATTGTACTTGGCCAGTTTTTTCCATTGTTTTATAAAAATTTAGACGACCCAACATTTAATCAATATTTACTGTATTTAATCATTATTCTTTTCGTTGCATTTTTACTTTCGATGATCATTTCAATGAGACTATTATTGAATTATGCGAAGCCAGTGGATGACATTACGTCGGTTGTGACTAAAATTTCAAAAGGACAGCCAGTCGAATGGGCGAATCATCCGTATCTTCATTTTTATGAGGATGACCTTTCTATCGCTGTAAAAGAGATTTCTGAGACGATGGAGAAAATGTCTACGAAACGTAGCGTAGAAAAGGACCGATTAAAAACGCTAATTGAAAGTATGGGAAGCGGTTTATTGATGTTCGGACGCGGCGGGGCGGTTAGCCTTGTAAATGGGATGTTCCGAAAAACTTTTGGGTTTGAAGATGTAGAGATTATTGGCAGAACGGTTAATTCAATTGGATTACCAACTGAAATTGAAGCGTTAATTGAGGAAGTCTTTATGACGGAACAAGGACAAGAAACCCGGTTTTCTACAGAGGTTGAGGGGAAATCAGCGACCTATAGTGTGTACGGAGCGCCAGTGATTGGAAACCACGGGAACTGGCTTGGAATCGTAGTTGTGATTCATGATATAACGGAACTCATCCATTTGGAGGAGGTTAGAAAAGATTTTGTTGCAAACGTTTCGCATGAACTAAGGACGCCCGTGACATCAATTAAAGGATTTGCCGAAACTTTACTAAGTGGAGCGATGGAAGATAGAGAAGTTAGAAAGAATTTTCTTGAAATTATTCATAAAGAAAGCGAACGATTACATTCATTGATTGACGATTTACTCGTTTTATCTGGTGTGGAAAGGGCCGAGTTTAAGCTAGAATTTACTGATGTTCATGTAAATAGAGTGATTGAAGAAGCGATTCAACTTGTTTCCGTAACGGTTAAAGAGAAAAATATGAAGATTATCTTTCAACCATCTTCAGAAATTGTGGTAGAAGGAGATGCAGGCCGACTAATTCAAGTTCTTGTGAATTTATTGTCAAACGCGCTCGCATATTCCCAAGAGGGGAAAGAAGTTAGAGTATGCATAGAGAAAACTCGCGAACAAGTCATTATCATTGTAGAAGATGAAGGAATAGGCATTGAAGCTTCACAATTACCACGGCTATTTGAACGTTTTTACCGAGTAGATCAAGCGAGAAGTCGGGAATCTGGTGGGACTGGTTTAGGGCTTGCAATCGTTAAGCACCTGATAGAAGCACATAACGGTTCAGTTGAAGTATACAGTAAACCTTCCGTCGGTACGGCCTTTTACGTGAAGTTACCAATCAAGCAAGAATAA
- the polA gene encoding DNA polymerase I: MTKKKIVLLDGNSLAYRAFFALPLLTNDQGIHTNAVYGFTMMLQNILEEEKPTHMLVAWDAGKTTFRHKTFEEYKGGRQKTPSELSEQFPYLRKMLKAYNIPQYELDQYEADDIIGTLSHQGDKEDYEVVVISGDKDLTQLTTDRTTVFITRRGITDTEKYTPDHVVEKYGIQPHQIIDMKGLMGDSSDNIPGVPGVGEKTALKLLKEYGSIEEIYASLDKITAKRLNENLTKYEETAYMSRDLATIVVDAPITISIDDLSYSGPNMDELINIYQELKFNTLLEKLGGTPIEEKQEDVEVTTVTEIDESLLSNEMALHIEMMDENYLRANIEGVSLTDDSRTLYLPFEVVQKSDTFQTWLKDDTKKKLCTDSKAARASLARHGIDVNGIDFDLLLGSYIVNPSTSSTDVASIAKQFGYTNVQQDETVYGKGARKALPESDVLAEHAGRKALAVWHLRTTIEEQLKENEQFDLYHELELPLALILGKMESTGVATDKEALAKIGTELSARITDLETLIYDIAGEKFNINSPKQLGVILFEKIGLTPIKKTKTGYSTAADVLEKLASEHEIISHILLYRQLAKLNSTYIEGLLKEIHEDGKIHTRFQQALTTTGRLSSINPNLQNIPVRLEEGRKIRAAFVPSEEGWSLFAADYSQIELRVLAHMSEDEKLIQAFKDNADIHRSTAADVFGVDVDEVTAEMRDAAKAVNFGIIYGISDYGLSQNLNITRKEAAQFIDTYLASFPGVKQYMDDIVQTAKEQGYVTTLLNRRRYLPEIKSSNFNLRSFAERTAMNTPIQGSAADIIKQAMIDMDARLEKEGLQARMLLQVHDELIFETPEEEIEILEKIVPEVMEAAIALNVPLKVESSHGKSWYDMK, encoded by the coding sequence TTGACAAAAAAGAAGATCGTACTGCTTGATGGGAACAGTCTCGCGTATAGGGCGTTTTTTGCCTTGCCGTTATTAACGAACGATCAAGGTATTCATACAAATGCAGTTTATGGTTTTACAATGATGCTGCAAAATATTTTAGAAGAAGAAAAGCCGACGCATATGCTCGTCGCTTGGGATGCCGGTAAAACGACTTTTCGTCATAAAACATTTGAAGAATATAAAGGAGGACGTCAAAAGACGCCATCCGAGCTTTCAGAGCAATTCCCTTATTTACGAAAAATGTTGAAGGCGTATAATATACCACAATATGAACTTGACCAATATGAGGCAGATGACATTATTGGGACATTAAGCCATCAAGGGGACAAAGAAGATTATGAAGTCGTTGTCATTTCTGGTGATAAAGACTTAACACAATTGACGACTGACCGTACAACGGTATTTATTACTAGAAGAGGGATAACCGACACAGAGAAATATACACCAGATCATGTGGTGGAAAAATATGGCATACAACCTCATCAAATTATCGATATGAAAGGACTTATGGGGGATTCTTCGGATAATATTCCAGGGGTTCCAGGAGTCGGTGAAAAGACAGCTTTAAAATTGTTGAAAGAATATGGATCCATTGAGGAAATCTATGCTTCACTCGATAAAATTACAGCGAAGAGGTTAAATGAAAATTTAACAAAATATGAAGAAACGGCATATATGAGTCGTGATTTAGCTACGATTGTTGTAGATGCGCCAATTACCATTTCAATTGATGATCTATCTTATAGCGGTCCAAATATGGACGAGCTCATTAACATTTATCAAGAGTTGAAATTCAATACATTGCTAGAAAAGCTCGGCGGGACTCCAATCGAGGAGAAGCAGGAAGATGTTGAAGTGACAACTGTGACGGAGATAGATGAAAGTCTACTTTCAAATGAAATGGCACTTCATATAGAAATGATGGATGAAAACTATTTGCGGGCGAATATCGAAGGTGTTTCACTTACAGATGATTCAAGGACATTGTATTTGCCATTTGAAGTTGTCCAAAAGTCTGATACATTCCAAACTTGGTTAAAAGACGATACGAAAAAGAAATTATGTACGGACTCTAAAGCTGCACGTGCCTCACTAGCTCGCCATGGAATTGATGTAAATGGCATTGATTTTGATTTGCTTCTAGGCTCTTATATTGTCAATCCGTCAACTTCATCAACAGACGTCGCATCGATTGCCAAACAATTTGGCTATACGAATGTGCAGCAAGATGAAACGGTTTATGGGAAAGGTGCTCGAAAAGCGTTACCAGAAAGCGACGTCCTTGCAGAACATGCTGGGCGAAAAGCTTTGGCGGTTTGGCATCTTCGTACGACAATCGAAGAACAGTTAAAAGAGAATGAACAATTTGATTTATATCATGAACTTGAATTGCCGCTTGCACTCATCCTAGGGAAAATGGAGTCTACTGGGGTAGCTACTGATAAGGAAGCATTAGCGAAGATAGGGACGGAACTTTCTGCAAGAATTACGGACTTAGAAACATTAATTTATGATATTGCGGGTGAAAAATTTAATATTAATTCTCCGAAGCAATTGGGTGTCATTTTATTTGAAAAGATTGGGCTAACACCAATTAAAAAGACAAAAACCGGTTATTCAACGGCGGCTGATGTGCTTGAAAAGCTAGCAAGCGAACATGAGATTATTTCTCATATTTTACTGTACCGTCAACTGGCAAAATTAAATTCGACGTATATTGAAGGGTTATTAAAAGAAATTCATGAAGACGGAAAGATTCATACACGTTTCCAACAAGCTTTGACAACGACAGGTCGACTAAGTTCTATTAATCCAAACTTACAAAATATCCCTGTCCGTTTGGAAGAAGGACGGAAAATTAGAGCTGCTTTCGTTCCTTCAGAGGAAGGTTGGTCACTATTTGCCGCGGATTACTCGCAAATCGAATTGCGCGTACTGGCGCATATGTCGGAAGACGAAAAGTTAATCCAAGCGTTTAAAGACAATGCAGACATTCATAGAAGTACGGCGGCAGATGTGTTTGGTGTCGATGTAGACGAAGTAACCGCCGAAATGCGTGATGCTGCGAAAGCAGTCAACTTCGGGATTATATATGGAATTAGTGATTATGGATTATCCCAAAACTTAAATATTACGAGGAAAGAAGCGGCGCAGTTTATTGATACTTATTTAGCAAGCTTTCCAGGTGTGAAACAGTATATGGATGATATTGTTCAAACAGCAAAGGAACAAGGGTATGTAACGACTTTATTGAATAGAAGACGTTACTTGCCAGAAATTAAGAGTTCCAATTTTAATTTACGAAGTTTTGCTGAGCGTACAGCGATGAATACACCTATCCAGGGAAGTGCCGCGGATATTATTAAGCAGGCGATGATTGATATGGATGCTCGACTTGAAAAAGAAGGATTGCAAGCAAGAATGCTTCTTCAAGTTCATGACGAGCTCATTTTTGAAACACCAGAAGAGGAAATTGAAATACTAGAAAAAATTGTACCAGAAGTGATGGAGGCAGCAATTGCGTTGAATGTTCCATTAAAAGTGGAGTCTTCACACGGAAAATCTTGGTATGATATGAAGTGA
- a CDS encoding replication initiation and membrane attachment family protein → MVALFRELQPMDGYRIRLSQPFSNYDRQLLTLFYQPLIGSEAMSLFMTLWADAEQVEEREYNHYHLMNLLTMPLAPIFEARISLEAIGLMRTYVKNEGDVRTFLYELSPPLDAKAFFEDPLLSTFLFSKIGEQAYRNLRSRFTVVNAELDEFKEVSRTFLDVYKPVTHRIDIDEGEKHAMIGRRNAEGVPFEQEEFDFSLLRSGLSEQMVPQAALASVSKELISKLAFLYSLTPLDMQKVVMMALDENLELPEARLRKAAADFYKMNTSKTPPVLEKTFTQPPPKPTVELKEMTREEELIYYLENTAPIDMLRDLNGKEPLPVDVQLAERLVNTHDLPVGVVNVLLQFVFIRNDGKITNNYVERIASHWMNKKVSNAREALEFSRKEHDKYMQWKNEEKKPATYNRKPVREGMVPEWFYKKEEQEKPETKEKQQDSTESNADIEERRRKLRERLSRRSKGVN, encoded by the coding sequence ATGGTCGCGCTCTTTAGGGAATTACAGCCAATGGATGGATACAGAATACGATTGTCGCAACCATTTTCCAATTATGATCGGCAACTCCTTACATTATTCTATCAACCGCTAATCGGTTCTGAGGCGATGAGTTTGTTTATGACGCTTTGGGCGGATGCTGAACAAGTGGAGGAACGTGAATATAATCATTATCATTTAATGAATTTATTAACAATGCCGCTAGCACCAATATTCGAAGCGCGGATTTCTCTTGAGGCAATCGGTTTAATGCGTACGTATGTAAAAAATGAAGGTGATGTGCGAACGTTTTTATATGAATTGTCTCCGCCGCTTGATGCAAAAGCTTTTTTCGAAGATCCATTGTTATCTACTTTTCTTTTTAGTAAAATCGGTGAGCAAGCATACCGTAATTTAAGAAGTCGATTCACAGTTGTGAATGCGGAACTAGACGAGTTTAAAGAGGTTTCGAGAACTTTTCTTGACGTGTACAAGCCGGTTACTCATCGAATAGATATAGATGAAGGGGAAAAGCATGCAATGATTGGGCGTAGAAATGCGGAAGGGGTTCCATTTGAGCAAGAGGAATTTGATTTTAGTTTATTACGTTCAGGATTGTCTGAGCAAATGGTTCCACAAGCTGCATTAGCTTCTGTGTCAAAGGAGCTTATTTCAAAGTTGGCATTTCTTTATTCATTAACGCCTTTAGATATGCAAAAGGTTGTAATGATGGCGCTTGATGAGAATTTAGAGCTTCCAGAAGCTAGACTTCGAAAAGCGGCAGCTGATTTTTATAAAATGAATACATCGAAAACGCCACCAGTCTTGGAAAAGACTTTCACACAACCACCACCAAAGCCGACTGTTGAACTAAAGGAAATGACTAGAGAAGAAGAACTGATTTACTATCTAGAAAATACAGCGCCAATCGATATGTTACGAGATTTGAATGGTAAAGAACCGCTGCCCGTCGATGTGCAACTTGCGGAAAGACTTGTCAATACGCACGACTTGCCAGTTGGGGTTGTCAATGTACTATTGCAATTCGTATTTATTCGTAATGACGGAAAAATTACGAATAATTATGTAGAGCGAATTGCTTCTCATTGGATGAATAAAAAAGTATCCAATGCAAGAGAGGCATTGGAATTTTCACGTAAAGAACATGATAAATATATGCAGTGGAAAAATGAAGAGAAGAAACCTGCCACGTACAACCGGAAACCAGTTCGTGAAGGAATGGTACCGGAATGGTTTTATAAAAAAGAGGAGCAGGAAAAACCTGAAACAAAAGAAAAACAACAAGATTCTACTGAAAGCAATGCGGATATCGAAGAGCGCCGTAGAAAGTTGCGTGAAAGATTAAGCCGAAGAAGTAAAGGGGTGAACTAA